One genomic window of Streptomyces sp. NBC_01276 includes the following:
- a CDS encoding methyltransferase gives MSDTSRPRASLRTAVVWEVLKEALDRRAKATGRDVLDVLDTGGGTGKFAVPLARLGHRVTVVDPSPNALFGLERRVAEAGVADLVRGVQGDAQGLLDVVERDAYDVVVCHGVLEYVDDPAEGVANTVAALRPGGILSLLGAGLGGAVLARALAGHFTEARTALTDPAGRWGSGDPVPRRFTAEQLSELVSGAGLEVGSVHGVRIFADLVPGVLVDTEPGAVEALLRLEEAAAELPAFHAVATQLHVLGEKPA, from the coding sequence GTGTCGGACACTTCCCGCCCCCGCGCCTCCCTCCGCACCGCCGTGGTGTGGGAGGTCCTCAAGGAGGCCCTCGACCGCCGGGCGAAGGCGACCGGGCGGGACGTGCTGGACGTGCTGGACACCGGTGGCGGCACCGGAAAGTTCGCCGTGCCGCTGGCCCGCCTCGGCCACCGGGTGACCGTGGTCGACCCCAGCCCGAACGCCCTGTTCGGGCTGGAGCGCCGGGTCGCCGAGGCCGGCGTGGCCGACCTGGTGCGGGGCGTCCAGGGCGACGCCCAGGGCCTCCTGGACGTCGTCGAGCGGGACGCGTACGACGTGGTGGTCTGCCACGGGGTGCTGGAGTACGTGGACGACCCGGCCGAGGGCGTGGCCAACACGGTCGCGGCCCTGCGCCCCGGCGGCATCCTCAGCCTCCTCGGCGCCGGGCTCGGCGGGGCCGTCCTCGCCCGCGCCCTGGCCGGCCACTTCACCGAGGCCCGCACCGCCCTGACCGACCCGGCCGGACGCTGGGGCTCCGGCGACCCCGTCCCGCGCCGCTTCACCGCCGAGCAGCTCAGCGAGCTCGTCAGCGGGGCCGGCCTGGAGGTCGGCTCGGTCCACGGAGTGCGGATCTTCGCCGACCTGGTGCCCGGCGTCCTGGTCGACACCGAGCCCGGAGCGGTGGAGGCGCTGCTGCGACTGGAGGAGGCCGCCGCCGAGCTGCCCGCCTTCCACGCGGTCGCCACCCAGCTGCACGTCCTGGGAGAGAAGCCCGCCTGA
- a CDS encoding SAV_6107 family HEPN domain-containing protein — translation MATPSPSPVHPVPRRAAAPPAALDLLAKAHGGLAEAALLPRPNERYATAHLAALRAAAAVLAARGRPEPAGPRRRPRIRSAWEVLPEIAPELTEWSALFASGAARRARAEAGIPDAATSRDADDLVREAGMFLRLVERMLALQPPAQPLPQPRPERPHAG, via the coding sequence ATGGCCACACCGTCCCCGTCCCCTGTCCACCCCGTCCCGCGCAGGGCCGCCGCACCACCGGCCGCCCTGGACCTGCTCGCCAAGGCCCACGGCGGCCTGGCCGAGGCGGCCCTGCTGCCCCGGCCCAACGAGCGGTACGCCACCGCCCACCTGGCCGCGCTGCGCGCCGCCGCGGCCGTACTGGCCGCGCGCGGACGCCCGGAGCCGGCCGGACCGAGGCGGCGGCCCAGGATCCGCAGCGCGTGGGAGGTGCTCCCGGAGATAGCGCCGGAACTGACCGAGTGGAGCGCCCTGTTCGCCTCCGGCGCGGCCCGACGGGCCCGTGCCGAGGCGGGGATACCGGACGCGGCGACCTCCCGGGACGCGGACGACCTCGTACGGGAGGCCGGGATGTTCCTGCGGCTGGTGGAGCGGATGCTCGCGCTCCAGCCCCCGGCGCAGCCCCTCCCGCAGCCCCGGCCGGAGCGTCCCCACGCGGGATGA
- a CDS encoding DUF3040 domain-containing protein has protein sequence MPLSEHEQRMLEQMERALYAEDPKFATALEGSGLRTYTRRRVYQAVAGIVVGIALLMTGVIWQEVLWISVVGFLVMLACTVLVVTGWRKAPKPGEQPVSGSTGGSARGQNRQRRSMMHRIEERWQRRRDEQGQ, from the coding sequence GTGCCGCTCTCGGAGCACGAGCAGCGAATGCTCGAGCAGATGGAGCGAGCGCTGTACGCCGAAGACCCCAAGTTCGCGACAGCGCTTGAGGGTAGTGGACTGCGCACGTACACCCGGCGACGGGTCTACCAGGCAGTCGCAGGCATTGTGGTGGGTATCGCGCTCCTCATGACCGGTGTGATCTGGCAGGAAGTGCTCTGGATCAGCGTGGTGGGATTCCTCGTCATGCTGGCCTGTACGGTCCTCGTGGTCACCGGTTGGCGCAAGGCACCCAAGCCCGGCGAGCAGCCCGTCTCCGGCAGTACCGGCGGATCGGCCCGCGGCCAGAACCGCCAGCGTCGGTCGATGATGCACCGCATCGAGGAACGGTGGCAGCGCCGCCGTGACGAACAGGGGCAGTAG
- a CDS encoding ATP-binding cassette domain-containing protein: protein MDSPHGAAVKAEAFGLKGPRGWVFRGVDLDAAPGSLIALEGPSGSGRTCLLLALTGRMKPTEGHAEIGRHRLPKKMAAVRRISALGPVPGVNDLDQALTVAEQLREGALLQRRYEGPVRALLRPRGERRASTEARIAAVLAAVGLDPATLPKGPRTSVRDLERLESVRLSLAVALLAGPRLLALDDLDLKLSDAERAEAWALLRSIADRGTTVLAVCSEAPEGVTVLRTVAPGAPAEAAAPTVPARPAVARDAGPKITWGLSGGPASPAAPAAADAAAGPAPDNDTDGTTDGTTDGEPGTGEDGGTPDASATGKTTVGKPATAGKPATGKQPTTKTTDDEDPKGADDALAETGRA, encoded by the coding sequence GTGGACAGCCCGCACGGCGCGGCCGTCAAGGCCGAGGCCTTCGGACTCAAGGGCCCGCGCGGCTGGGTCTTCCGGGGCGTGGACCTCGACGCGGCGCCCGGTTCGCTGATCGCGCTCGAAGGCCCCTCCGGCAGCGGCCGGACCTGCCTGCTCCTCGCCCTCACCGGGCGGATGAAGCCCACCGAGGGCCACGCCGAGATCGGCCGCCACCGGCTGCCGAAGAAGATGGCCGCGGTCCGCCGGATCTCCGCCCTCGGCCCGGTCCCCGGGGTCAACGACCTCGACCAGGCCCTCACCGTCGCCGAGCAACTGCGCGAGGGAGCCCTGCTCCAGCGCCGCTACGAAGGCCCCGTGCGGGCCCTGCTGCGCCCGCGCGGGGAGCGCCGCGCCTCCACCGAGGCCCGCATCGCCGCCGTCCTGGCCGCCGTCGGACTGGACCCGGCCACCCTGCCCAAGGGGCCGCGGACCTCCGTGCGCGATCTGGAGCGGCTGGAGAGCGTACGGCTCTCGCTGGCCGTCGCCCTGCTCGCCGGCCCCCGGCTGCTGGCCCTGGACGACCTCGACCTCAAGCTCTCGGACGCCGAACGGGCCGAGGCCTGGGCCCTGCTGCGCTCCATCGCGGACCGGGGGACCACCGTCCTCGCGGTGTGCAGCGAGGCCCCGGAGGGAGTCACGGTGCTCCGTACGGTCGCCCCCGGGGCGCCCGCCGAGGCCGCCGCCCCCACGGTGCCCGCCCGCCCGGCCGTCGCCCGCGACGCCGGTCCGAAGATCACCTGGGGCCTGTCCGGCGGCCCCGCGTCCCCCGCGGCCCCCGCGGCCGCGGACGCCGCCGCCGGTCCGGCCCCGGACAACGACACGGACGGCACGACGGACGGCACGACGGACGGCGAGCCCGGAACCGGCGAGGACGGCGGGACCCCGGACGCCTCGGCCACCGGGAAGACCACCGTCGGGAAGCCCGCCACCGCCGGGAAGCCCGCCACCGGCAAGCAGCCCACCACCAAGACCACCGACGACGAAGACCCGAAGGGGGCGGACGATGCGCTCGCCGAAACTGGCCGCGCTTGA